The Thermomicrobiales bacterium region TCGATCTGACGGTCGTAGAAGTCGTCGAGAAAGGAGCGCAGATCGGAATAGCGCCGAGGCTCGTCCACCACGCCGATGACCGCTGCGTCCTCCGAGAAGCCAACCACGATGTGTCCTACGTCGAGCGCGCGCTGATCCTCGATCGCCCAGAAATAGAAGCTGTGCGACCCCGCTGGTTCCTGCTCGCTGGCGACCACCCGTCCGATGGCGCCGTGTTGCTGGTCGATAAGATTGCCGAAAAGCCCGCGTAACCGTGGGTCGAGCCGGGATCCCGGTTCGGCCTCCAGCTCATCGACAAGTTCCGCGAGTTCTTCGAGGTCCACCATGATCGTGTCGTTTCCTATCGGTCGGAACCAGCGGCATCCCAGCCGCGGGTATTGGCGTCGAGATAGCGCTTGAGCGTCTGCTCGAGGTGATAGATCGGATAGAGCAACGTCGCCCAGCGGTCGTCGCCGGTCGCGCGAGGGCTCCGTTCAGCCAGCAACGCGGCGGAAATCGCATCGATTTCAGTCGACGACTCGATTTCCCCCGAGACCTCGATACGCACCAGCCCATGCCGTGGATCGAGCCCGGACGCGTCCCGCAAGCGCAGATACCACCCGGTGATCGGGTCGCCTCCCGCGCGTTTGTGCATACGGAACGCGGCCGTGCGATGCGCTTCCGGCATGCGATAGAGCTCGGCCGCGCTCGGTCCGGTCAGATAGTGACGCGAGAACGATTTCACCAGCCCAATGGCTTTGCGATTGTCACCGCGCAACCGTCCATCGAGCACGATCCAATCATCGCAGCCGCCAAAACGCGCGCACCATCGATCGTAGACCCGTTCCTCATGCTCGGCCCGCGCCCGCAGCGCCACGTCATAAATCAGCGATTCCATACGGGAATAGTCGTCCAGGGTCTCGCTGCCAAGCTCGCCAAGCGGATCGCGAATCTCGATTTCCTGTGCCTCCAACATCGCCCGGAACTGCCGCACGTCCGGATCTGGACAATCCCGCGGCACGATCCAGATCGCCTGGAAGTCCATGGTGCCCGCGCAGACCTTCCCCAATCCACGCGGTTCACGCTCCAGCACCGCTGCCGCGAAGATCGACTCGACAACGGGAAACGTAGAGCTCACGAATCGGGGCACTGTGCGCTGAGCGCCATCCAGGAAATACCTGATCGGGATGCTCTCGCCGCGATCGACTGCGCGCACGATTCGGCCTGGATCCTCGATCCATTCGATCGCCGGCCGTGCTGCGCCATCGTCCTCGACGGCTGGACTACCCTGCGCGTAGGTCAATTCGAGCGGTTCGCCGCTGCGGATTGCACGCAGATCGAGACCGGATCGATTGACATGTCGCTGGACGGCGAGCTGGCGCGCTGCATACGACGCGGTGACCACGATGACTCCGTAGAAAACAGAACGTGCGTGCTAAACGGGAGTATAGCAGTCGCGCCGGGCGACGCATCATCGGGGTGTTGTCATTCTACCTGTTGGGACTCCATGCGCAAGCCAATCGATAGCGACCAACCACTGAGCGAGCTTGCCGAGCTCGCGATATGCTTATGTGAACTCACATGATCGAATATCGTTCACCTTGGCCACACCAGTTCGCACCATCACCGGTCAGAGGGGGACAGTCAGATGGAGAGCTTCAGACGCCGCATACCCGGCAAAGGTGTTGAGAGACTCGATCTTCTCGTGCTCGCGGCAATGGCCACGCTGGCGCTGCTCCAGGCGCATCGCGTCTTCGTTCCCTATCTCGTGTTCGAAATCGACCAGAGCGAGCGCACGAGACTGGCAACGAACGCCCTGGTCGTGTTCGGGCTCACCTTTGGCGGCGCGTTGCTCTTTCGATTGGCCGGACCGCGCATCACGCTGGCAGTCGCGGTGGCGCTGCTTGTCATCGGGCGACTCTCCATCCAGTTCTCCGAGGATCCGGGAATCCGTTGGCGGCTCGCCGCAGCGGCTGTGATCGCGTGCTGCTGGCTCCTCATCGTTGTGCTGCCCCAGGGCGGCACTCAGGTTCCACTCGGAGTAGGCTTCGCTTTTGCGCTCGACCTGCTGGCGCGCGGAGTTCGCGACACGCTCGATCTCCCCTGGATGCCCGGCATTGGGTCGCACTTGACGACGATTGTGATGGTGACCGTCCTGGTGCTCGCGGCGTTCCGTTGCGCATCGTCCGGGAAGATCGCCGACCAAGAAGCTTCGCTCGTTCCCAGCGCACGCTTCATCGGTTTCGGTTCGGCGCTCGCGCTCTGGCTCGTAGCAGCAGGAAACCCCGGTTTCGCCGAACTTCGCTCCGAACTCGGCCTTGCCGGATCCTTCGCCCTGCTGGCGGCAGGCGCCGTACTGGCGCTGTGGCTCGAAGTCGCGGCTCCTGCCCGATGGGCAGCTGTGCGAGAAGGGCGAGCGTTCGGCCTCGCGGTTGGTTTGCTCGGAATGCTTGCGATCGCCACCTGGGCGTACAGCGAACGCCGATGGCTCGAATTGATCATGACGCCGGTGATGGCGTTCGCGGTGACCGGGTTGGCGATGCGCACGGTCACTGGACCAACCGAAACGACAACCCCCGGTCGATGGCGCTGCGGAGCGACACTCACGATCGGACTGCTCTTGCAAACCGCCTTTGTCTTTCTCTATTTCGCTCGCTCCGGGCCGATCGAGTTGCTGCTGGCCCCGATGATCGTCCTGACGCTAAGCACCCTGGCAGTCGAACGGTCCGCTCCCGTCTCGAGACCGGAACGACGAATGCTCGCGTTCGGAGCTGCAGCGACGACCATCGCGCTGGCGTTGACGATTCCGGTACTCGGCGCCGGTGGAGATTCGTCTTCGAGCGCAGCTGATTCGTCCTCAGTGCGGGTGATGACCTTCAACATCCAGGAGGGGTTCTCGAACGAGAACATCTGGAGCCTGGAAGAGACCGCGCGGACGATCGAAGCGCATGATCCCGATA contains the following coding sequences:
- a CDS encoding endonuclease/exonuclease/phosphatase family protein, which encodes MESFRRRIPGKGVERLDLLVLAAMATLALLQAHRVFVPYLVFEIDQSERTRLATNALVVFGLTFGGALLFRLAGPRITLAVAVALLVIGRLSIQFSEDPGIRWRLAAAAVIACCWLLIVVLPQGGTQVPLGVGFAFALDLLARGVRDTLDLPWMPGIGSHLTTIVMVTVLVLAAFRCASSGKIADQEASLVPSARFIGFGSALALWLVAAGNPGFAELRSELGLAGSFALLAAGAVLALWLEVAAPARWAAVREGRAFGLAVGLLGMLAIATWAYSERRWLELIMTPVMAFAVTGLAMRTVTGPTETTTPGRWRCGATLTIGLLLQTAFVFLYFARSGPIELLLAPMIVLTLSTLAVERSAPVSRPERRMLAFGAAATTIALALTIPVLGAGGDSSSSAADSSSVRVMTFNIQEGFSNENIWSLEETARTIEAHDPDIVVLQEITRGWLVMSSTDQVHWLADRLGMELAYSGNSHDELWGNAILTRLPIVSTDSVIYTTTDNLRRGAVAVEVETENGNLVVIDTHLDNPKGATEVRVQQIQELLAFWDGVTPAVIAGDFNADPGSPEWQAIIDAGLVDSGDGSSETTSEDERRIDYIFVTPDLKVDEYTVPDVWLSDHRPVVVELSPLP